One genomic region from Cetobacterium sp. 8H encodes:
- the fmt gene encoding methionyl-tRNA formyltransferase, whose product MRILFMGTPEFAVPSLDKLREKHEIVGIFTKVDKPNTRGGKIKYTPVKEYGINNNIPVFQPNSLKTDETFEIVKELNPDLIVVVAYGKIIPNNIIDFPKYGIINVHSSLLPKFRGAAPINAAIIAGEKETGVTIMDIAEELDAGDIILKGVTPIYEEDTFLTLHDRLKEIGAQKLIEAVDQIEKGTAKRETQNSAEVTFVKPYKKSDCIIEWNKTEEEVFDFIRGMNPFPTAYTHHNDKILKIYAVEKNKRIYENGTFGEVVDSIKGKGFVIKVKNGSVILTNIKPENKKNISGNDSINGNILKMGEILK is encoded by the coding sequence ATGAGAATTTTATTTATGGGAACGCCTGAATTTGCTGTTCCATCATTAGATAAACTAAGAGAAAAGCATGAAATTGTAGGTATATTTACGAAAGTAGATAAACCAAACACAAGAGGTGGAAAAATCAAATATACACCGGTAAAAGAGTATGGAATAAATAATAATATTCCTGTATTTCAGCCAAACTCATTAAAAACAGATGAAACCTTTGAAATAGTTAAAGAGTTAAATCCAGACTTAATAGTGGTTGTAGCATATGGAAAAATTATTCCAAATAACATAATAGATTTTCCAAAATATGGGATAATAAATGTTCATTCTTCTTTATTGCCAAAATTTAGAGGTGCAGCTCCAATAAATGCAGCGATAATAGCTGGAGAAAAGGAAACAGGAGTAACAATAATGGACATTGCTGAAGAACTAGATGCAGGAGATATAATATTAAAAGGAGTAACTCCTATCTATGAAGAGGATACGTTTTTAACACTTCATGATAGATTGAAAGAGATTGGGGCTCAAAAATTGATTGAGGCTGTTGATCAAATAGAAAAAGGTACAGCTAAAAGAGAAACTCAAAATTCTGCTGAAGTAACTTTTGTAAAACCATATAAAAAGAGCGATTGTATCATTGAGTGGAATAAAACAGAAGAAGAAGTATTTGATTTTATAAGGGGAATGAATCCTTTTCCTACTGCTTACACACATCATAATGATAAGATATTAAAAATATATGCAGTAGAAAAAAACAAAAGGATCTATGAGAATGGAACTTTTGGAGAAGTAGTGGATTCAATAAAAGGTAAAGGATTTGTAATAAAAGTAAAGAATGGAAGCGTTATTTTAACAAATATAAAGCCAGAAAATAAGAAAAATATATCAGGTAATGATAGTATAAACGGGAATATTTTAAAAATGGGTGAGATTTTAAAATAA
- the aroQ gene encoding type II 3-dehydroquinate dehydratase has product MKVLVINGPNLNFLGIREPEVYGLKTLKELNEEIEILGRRLEIEVDFYQSNHEGQIIDKIQQSYNVIDYLIINPGALTHYGIGMRDAILSTGIKTIEVHLSNVYSREEFRHKSVISDIAIGKITGFGSESYKMALHYLNSLKK; this is encoded by the coding sequence ATGAAAGTATTAGTTATAAATGGACCAAATTTAAATTTTTTAGGGATAAGAGAACCAGAAGTATATGGGTTAAAAACCCTAAAGGAATTAAATGAAGAGATTGAGATTTTGGGGAGAAGATTAGAAATAGAAGTGGATTTTTATCAATCTAATCATGAGGGGCAGATAATAGATAAAATACAACAAAGCTATAATGTAATAGACTATTTAATCATAAATCCAGGAGCATTAACTCATTATGGAATAGGGATGAGAGATGCAATTTTGTCTACAGGAATAAAAACTATAGAGGTGCATTTATCTAATGTTTATTCGAGAGAAGAATTTAGACATAAATCTGTCATATCAGATATTGCTATTGGAAAGATAACGGGATTTGGCTCAGAGAGTTATAAAATGGCTCTTCACTACTTAAATAGTTTAAAAAAATAG
- the nrdR gene encoding transcriptional regulator NrdR, whose amino-acid sequence MRCPFCNSEDTKVIDSRAFPENNSIKRRRECNSCEKRFTTYERIEENPIYVVKKNKSRERFNKEKLLRGLERATNKRNISRDDLEKFIAEVEKVIQNTLKNEITTQELGELVLEKLKNLDEVAYVRFASVYKEFDDIKSFIDTVEDIKKDKKI is encoded by the coding sequence ATGAGATGTCCATTTTGTAATAGTGAAGACACAAAAGTAATAGATAGCAGAGCATTTCCTGAGAATAATTCTATAAAAAGAAGAAGAGAATGTAATAGTTGCGAAAAAAGATTCACAACATATGAAAGAATCGAAGAAAATCCAATTTATGTTGTTAAAAAAAATAAAAGTAGAGAAAGATTTAACAAAGAAAAACTTTTAAGAGGATTGGAAAGAGCTACTAATAAAAGAAATATTAGCAGAGATGATTTAGAAAAGTTTATTGCTGAAGTGGAGAAAGTAATACAAAACACTTTAAAAAATGAGATAACTACACAGGAGTTAGGGGAACTTGTATTAGAAAAATTGAAGAATTTAGATGAAGTAGCTTATGTTAGGTTTGCGTCAGTATATAAAGAGTTTGATGATATAAAATCATTTATTGATACAGTTGAAGATATCAAAAAGGATAAAAAAATATGA
- a CDS encoding PTS sugar transporter subunit IIA, which produces MLNIVKITDYMSEELVSLDLKAKNKDEALKELSDLIGKSDRIEVKESIYKALLEREVLGSTGIGKGVAIPHAKTDAAQGLTIAFGVSRDGVDFKSLDKEKVKIFFVFASPFKDSQVYLKVLARISRLIRDEKFREKLLSCGNSKEILDCINKEEAL; this is translated from the coding sequence ATGTTAAACATAGTGAAGATAACTGACTATATGTCAGAAGAGTTAGTATCGCTTGATTTAAAAGCTAAAAATAAGGATGAAGCTTTAAAAGAACTATCAGATTTAATAGGAAAATCAGATAGAATTGAAGTTAAGGAAAGTATTTATAAAGCTCTTTTAGAGAGAGAAGTTTTAGGAAGCACAGGTATAGGAAAAGGAGTAGCAATACCCCATGCTAAAACAGATGCAGCTCAAGGCTTAACAATTGCTTTTGGTGTAAGTAGAGATGGAGTAGATTTTAAATCTTTAGATAAAGAAAAAGTAAAAATATTCTTTGTTTTCGCATCACCTTTCAAAGATAGTCAAGTTTATTTAAAAGTATTAGCAAGAATTTCAAGACTTATAAGAGATGAAAAATTTAGAGAGAAGCTTTTAAGTTGTGGAAATTCAAAAGAAATTTTGGATTGTATAAATAAAGAAGAGGCTTTATAG
- the recO gene encoding DNA repair protein RecO, producing MKFIKTRGLVIRKRDTGEADRIITVFSENFGKIDLLVKGIRKSKKRDQSSADLLTLSNFTFYKKGDNYILNTIDSIDFFYDLKTNIEKIEIVSYILSIVNEIVLPGERKKEFFLRLKKALDFIIENDSYRNYLMTLKMMNWIIKNEGYQITIDGEKYFSISESMILNDSNEKVIPLKKELFDILSSIEKKEKIFLDTKKGKTDLIEAILLYEKYLNYHLDIRLNLKKHLLEGTHVKHSEDN from the coding sequence ATGAAATTTATAAAAACTAGAGGACTAGTTATTAGAAAAAGAGATACTGGAGAAGCGGATAGAATAATTACGGTTTTTTCAGAAAACTTTGGAAAAATTGATCTTTTAGTTAAAGGAATTAGAAAAAGTAAAAAAAGAGACCAAAGTTCGGCAGATTTATTAACTCTATCTAATTTTACTTTTTATAAAAAAGGTGATAATTATATACTTAACACAATAGATTCCATCGATTTTTTTTATGATTTAAAAACAAATATCGAAAAAATTGAGATAGTCTCATACATTCTTTCAATTGTAAACGAAATTGTTCTTCCAGGCGAAAGAAAAAAAGAGTTTTTTTTAAGACTAAAAAAAGCATTGGATTTTATTATAGAGAATGATAGTTATAGAAATTATTTAATGACCTTAAAGATGATGAACTGGATTATAAAAAATGAAGGGTATCAAATAACTATAGATGGCGAAAAATATTTTAGTATTTCAGAATCAATGATACTAAATGATTCAAATGAAAAAGTAATACCTCTAAAAAAAGAATTGTTTGATATTCTCAGTTCTATTGAAAAGAAAGAGAAAATATTTTTAGATACTAAAAAAGGAAAAACTGATTTAATAGAAGCAATTTTATTATATGAAAAATACTTGAATTATCATTTAGACATAAGATTAAATCTAAAGAAACATTTATTGGAGGGTACTCATGTTAAACATAGTGAAGATAACTGA
- the mreC gene encoding rod shape-determining protein MreC → MKPGKNKKKVLNIVYILLAVMVVVFFARDVFMYTINGVEELLYPIQSKIYFLGKKAKESTENVINYKELLSENTKLKNTLVEKSLLEEENIKLLEENKRLRNLLQMKDSFTFKFKVGKLSFQQTRELYESFAINLGSVDGINKNMPVLFNEALIGKVEKVFKDYSIVQMITFQDSVVSATAGDNVLGIIKGNRSEELIFEPVSIYEAQLEVGSKVYTSGISDIYPKGLYIGEISEVRKKYENSVEYILKLPFNVMDMNEIIVLTEVDR, encoded by the coding sequence ATGAAACCAGGAAAAAATAAAAAAAAGGTATTGAATATAGTATATATATTATTAGCTGTAATGGTTGTGGTTTTTTTTGCGAGAGATGTTTTTATGTATACGATAAATGGTGTAGAAGAGTTACTTTATCCTATACAATCTAAAATATATTTTTTAGGGAAAAAAGCAAAAGAAAGTACAGAAAATGTTATTAACTATAAAGAGTTACTATCTGAAAATACTAAGTTAAAAAATACTTTAGTTGAAAAATCGTTGTTAGAAGAAGAAAATATAAAACTATTAGAAGAAAATAAAAGATTAAGAAATCTTCTACAAATGAAGGATTCTTTTACATTTAAATTTAAAGTTGGAAAATTGAGTTTTCAACAAACAAGAGAATTGTATGAAAGTTTTGCAATAAATCTGGGAAGTGTAGATGGTATAAATAAAAATATGCCAGTTTTATTTAATGAGGCTCTAATTGGTAAAGTTGAAAAAGTTTTTAAAGATTATTCAATTGTTCAAATGATAACTTTTCAAGATTCAGTAGTCAGTGCTACAGCAGGGGACAATGTCTTAGGAATAATAAAAGGAAATAGAAGTGAAGAACTTATCTTTGAACCTGTATCAATTTATGAAGCTCAATTAGAAGTAGGAAGTAAGGTATATACATCTGGAATTAGTGATATCTATCCGAAAGGACTTTATATTGGTGAGATATCTGAAGTCAGAAAAAAGTATGAAAATAGTGTGGAATACATTTTAAAATTACCATTTAATGTAATGGATATGAATGAAATAATTGTATTGACAGAGGTGGATAGATGA
- a CDS encoding M20/M25/M40 family metallo-hydrolase codes for MVQENRIVKNFLEMVKISSPSKNEREIGDYLINVLKELGLEVTEDNAGKINGGNCGNIIGVLKADGKKKYLFSAHMDTVVPCEKINPIVENGIIKSDGTSVLGGDDKGGIAAIIEMLQVIKENKLDHPEIVVVFSMAEEIGLLGSKAFEIEKYSIDYGFILDSSGKPGKIITKAPSAARGKLTIVGKPAHAGISPENGINALTVAAHAITKIKLGRVDAETTSNIGVVSGGQATNIVMPTVELDYEARSLSNEKLNLLLEETFEVFEKVCKEFGATFENKVNVEYPGFALDDNENIVKIVMDACKSIGLKGETASSGGGSDTNIYNSKGIPSVNLAVGMTKVHTLEEYIEIKDLVDLSRMLVEIIKG; via the coding sequence ATGGTACAAGAAAATAGAATCGTAAAAAACTTCTTAGAGATGGTGAAAATTTCTTCACCTTCAAAAAATGAAAGAGAAATCGGAGATTATTTAATAAATGTTTTAAAAGAGTTAGGATTAGAAGTAACAGAGGATAACGCAGGAAAAATCAATGGTGGAAACTGTGGAAATATAATTGGAGTTTTAAAAGCAGACGGAAAGAAAAAGTACCTATTTAGTGCACACATGGACACAGTGGTTCCTTGTGAAAAGATTAATCCAATAGTAGAAAATGGAATAATAAAGAGTGATGGAACATCTGTTTTAGGTGGAGATGATAAAGGTGGAATTGCAGCAATAATAGAGATGTTACAAGTAATCAAAGAGAATAAATTAGATCATCCTGAAATTGTTGTTGTATTTTCGATGGCTGAAGAGATTGGACTTTTAGGTTCAAAAGCTTTTGAAATAGAAAAATATTCGATAGATTATGGATTTATTTTAGATTCAAGTGGAAAGCCAGGAAAGATTATAACAAAAGCTCCATCAGCGGCAAGAGGAAAATTAACAATAGTAGGAAAACCAGCACATGCAGGAATATCTCCAGAAAATGGAATAAACGCACTAACAGTAGCAGCTCATGCAATTACAAAAATTAAATTAGGAAGAGTTGATGCAGAAACAACTTCTAACATAGGTGTTGTTAGTGGAGGACAAGCAACAAATATTGTTATGCCAACAGTTGAATTAGATTATGAGGCTAGAAGTCTTTCTAATGAAAAATTAAATCTTTTATTAGAGGAAACGTTTGAAGTTTTTGAAAAAGTTTGTAAAGAGTTTGGTGCAACATTTGAAAATAAAGTAAATGTTGAATATCCAGGATTTGCTTTAGATGATAATGAAAATATTGTAAAAATTGTGATGGACGCTTGTAAAAGCATAGGATTAAAAGGTGAAACAGCTTCTTCAGGTGGTGGAAGTGATACTAATATCTATAACAGTAAAGGGATACCTTCTGTAAATTTAGCGGTTGGAATGACTAAAGTACATACATTAGAAGAATATATTGAAATTAAAGATTTAGTGGATTTGTCAAGAATGTTAGTTGAAATCATAAAAGGGTAA
- a CDS encoding NADH-dependent [FeFe] hydrogenase, group A6 translates to MKNVIVIIDGKEVEAQAGTTILEAAKSAGIRIPSLCYMNIPEIGFKNDCASCRICVVEVVGRRNLVPSCATMVSPGMIINTNTMEVLEKRRNVLELMLSNHPTDCLICAKNGKCDLQTLAMEFGIRDIRFKGKIFEYRREVSPSIVRDLDKCIMCRRCENMCNNIQKCQVLSGINRGFKSVVSTAFESDLDKTNCTFCGQCVAVCPVGALYEKDYTWGLIKDLANPRKRVTVQVAPAVRVAIGEEFGLEPGTDVTGKIVTALKKIGFDDVFDTNYAADLTIMEEAAEFKLRLEKHLTGDKNVKLPILTSCCPAWVKFIEHHYPDMLDIPSSAKSPQQMFGAVLKNIWGPARGIKRDEIINVSIMPCLAKKYESSRPEFSIDGVPDVDYSISTRELAHLLKQSNIDLKDLEDTDFDNPLGYSTGAAVIFGKSGGVIEAATRTLYEWMTSETLEKVDFVDMRGMEGIKISEVQVGELKVRIGIANGLSAAREILDKVRKGEEFFHAIEIMACKGGCVGGGGQPYHHGEFIKVIKRAEGLQKIDEGKRFRKSHENPYIQSLYEKYLEHPLSSEAHRILHTKYYFK, encoded by the coding sequence ATGAAAAATGTTATAGTTATAATAGATGGAAAAGAAGTTGAAGCTCAAGCTGGAACGACTATATTAGAAGCTGCAAAAAGTGCAGGTATAAGAATACCAAGTCTATGCTACATGAATATACCAGAGATTGGCTTTAAAAATGACTGTGCATCTTGCAGAATTTGTGTAGTTGAAGTTGTAGGAAGAAGAAATCTTGTTCCCTCATGTGCAACTATGGTTTCTCCAGGAATGATTATAAATACAAACACAATGGAAGTTCTAGAAAAAAGAAGAAACGTATTGGAATTAATGCTCTCAAATCATCCTACAGATTGTTTGATTTGTGCAAAAAATGGAAAATGTGATTTACAAACTTTAGCAATGGAATTTGGTATTAGAGATATAAGATTCAAAGGGAAGATTTTTGAGTATAGAAGAGAGGTTTCTCCTTCGATAGTGAGAGATTTAGATAAATGTATCATGTGTAGAAGATGTGAAAATATGTGTAATAATATTCAAAAATGTCAAGTGTTATCTGGAATAAATAGAGGATTTAAATCAGTTGTATCAACAGCATTTGAATCAGATTTAGATAAAACTAATTGCACATTCTGTGGGCAATGTGTTGCTGTATGTCCAGTTGGAGCTCTTTATGAAAAAGACTATACATGGGGACTTATAAAAGATTTAGCAAATCCAAGAAAAAGAGTTACAGTGCAAGTTGCACCAGCAGTAAGAGTTGCTATTGGAGAAGAGTTTGGACTTGAGCCTGGGACAGATGTTACAGGAAAAATAGTAACAGCCTTGAAAAAAATAGGATTTGATGATGTTTTCGATACTAACTATGCTGCAGATTTAACTATTATGGAGGAAGCTGCTGAATTTAAATTAAGGCTTGAAAAACACTTAACAGGGGATAAAAATGTAAAATTGCCGATTCTTACATCGTGCTGTCCAGCTTGGGTTAAGTTCATTGAGCACCATTACCCAGATATGCTTGATATACCATCTTCAGCTAAATCACCTCAACAAATGTTTGGAGCTGTTTTAAAGAACATTTGGGGACCTGCTAGAGGGATAAAAAGAGATGAGATAATAAATGTTTCAATAATGCCTTGTTTAGCAAAGAAATATGAGTCTTCAAGACCAGAGTTTTCTATAGATGGAGTACCTGATGTAGATTACTCGATTTCAACAAGAGAATTAGCTCATTTACTAAAACAATCAAATATAGATTTAAAAGATTTAGAAGATACTGATTTTGATAATCCATTAGGATATTCTACAGGAGCTGCAGTAATTTTTGGAAAATCTGGTGGAGTAATAGAAGCTGCAACAAGAACTTTATATGAGTGGATGACTAGTGAAACTTTAGAAAAAGTTGATTTTGTAGACATGAGAGGAATGGAAGGTATAAAAATTAGTGAAGTTCAAGTTGGAGAGCTGAAGGTTAGAATAGGAATAGCTAACGGTTTATCTGCAGCTAGAGAAATTTTGGATAAAGTTAGAAAAGGTGAAGAGTTTTTCCATGCAATAGAAATAATGGCTTGTAAAGGCGGATGTGTAGGAGGGGGAGGTCAACCTTACCATCACGGTGAATTTATAAAAGTTATTAAAAGAGCTGAAGGTCTTCAAAAAATAGACGAAGGAAAAAGATTTAGAAAATCTCATGAAAATCCATATATTCAATCTCTATATGAAAAATACTTAGAGCATCCATTAAGTTCAGAAGCGCATAGAATATTACATACAAAATATTATTTTAAATAA
- a CDS encoding NADH-quinone oxidoreductase subunit NuoF, protein MKEKKKILVCGGTGCISAKGEEIVKNLRKVLKQQNLEKDVEVIQTGCFGFCEKGPIVKILPENTFYIEVKPEDAERIIVEDIISEKRIVDLLYVDPRTGESVFEGENMEFYKKQVRIALKNCGEIDPELIEHYIAANGYSALKKVLTTMTPADVVKVIKESGLRGRGGGGYSTGLKWEYAAKNIADQKYVVCNADEGDPGAFMDRSILEGDPHNVIEGMVIAGYAIGASKGLVYIRAEYPLAIKRLRKAIEDARKNGMLGEKIFGTKFNFDIEIKYGAGAFVCGEETALIHSMEGNRGEPTTKPPYPAESGYWGKPTIVNNVETLANISQIVLKGTEWFRSIGTKNSPGTKVFALAGKINNVGLVEVPMGTTLREVIFEIGGGIKDNKKFKAVQTGGPSGGCLTEKDLDTPIDFDTLLAKGSMMGSGGMIVMDEDDCMVGVSKFYLEFTVDESCGKCSPCRIGNTRLWEILDRITKGNGEIEDIKLLKELSETIKSTALCGLGQTSPNPVLSTLNQFMDEYLEHINEGKCRAGQCQALRKYLINDKCVGCTACARACPVACIEGKVKERHVIDQSRCIKCGACYSSCKFGAIDVA, encoded by the coding sequence ATGAAAGAGAAAAAAAAGATACTTGTTTGTGGTGGTACGGGATGCATTTCAGCAAAAGGAGAAGAAATTGTAAAAAACTTGAGAAAAGTTTTGAAGCAACAAAACTTAGAAAAAGATGTTGAAGTTATACAAACGGGTTGTTTTGGATTTTGTGAGAAAGGGCCTATAGTAAAAATATTACCAGAAAATACTTTTTATATAGAAGTAAAACCAGAAGATGCCGAAAGAATCATTGTGGAAGATATTATAAGTGAAAAAAGAATTGTAGACCTTTTATATGTAGATCCAAGAACAGGTGAAAGTGTTTTTGAAGGTGAAAATATGGAGTTCTATAAAAAGCAGGTTAGAATCGCTTTAAAAAATTGTGGAGAGATAGACCCAGAACTAATAGAACATTATATAGCTGCCAATGGATATTCAGCATTAAAGAAAGTTTTGACGACAATGACACCAGCAGATGTAGTTAAAGTTATAAAAGAGTCAGGTCTTAGAGGAAGAGGTGGCGGAGGTTATTCAACAGGTCTAAAATGGGAATATGCCGCTAAAAACATAGCTGATCAAAAATATGTAGTTTGTAATGCTGATGAAGGAGATCCAGGAGCTTTCATGGATAGATCTATTCTTGAGGGAGATCCACATAATGTAATCGAAGGGATGGTTATAGCGGGTTATGCAATAGGAGCCAGCAAAGGTCTAGTTTATATAAGAGCTGAATATCCTTTAGCAATTAAGAGACTGAGAAAAGCGATAGAGGATGCTAGAAAAAATGGAATGTTAGGAGAAAAAATTTTTGGAACTAAATTCAATTTTGATATAGAAATTAAATATGGTGCTGGAGCTTTCGTTTGTGGAGAAGAAACAGCATTGATTCACTCTATGGAAGGAAATAGAGGAGAGCCGACTACAAAGCCACCATATCCTGCAGAGTCTGGATATTGGGGGAAACCTACGATTGTTAATAATGTAGAGACATTAGCAAATATATCGCAGATAGTATTAAAAGGAACAGAGTGGTTTAGAAGCATAGGAACTAAAAATTCACCAGGAACAAAAGTATTTGCTCTGGCAGGAAAAATAAATAATGTGGGACTAGTAGAAGTTCCAATGGGAACAACTTTAAGAGAGGTAATATTTGAAATTGGTGGCGGAATAAAAGATAATAAAAAGTTTAAAGCTGTTCAAACAGGAGGACCATCAGGTGGATGTTTAACTGAAAAGGATCTTGACACTCCAATAGACTTTGATACTCTATTAGCAAAAGGATCTATGATGGGTTCTGGTGGAATGATTGTAATGGATGAAGATGATTGTATGGTGGGTGTATCTAAATTCTATTTAGAATTTACGGTCGATGAATCATGTGGAAAATGTTCTCCATGTAGAATAGGAAATACAAGATTATGGGAAATATTAGATAGAATAACAAAAGGTAATGGAGAGATAGAAGATATAAAACTACTAAAAGAGCTTTCAGAAACAATCAAATCAACAGCTTTGTGTGGATTGGGGCAGACATCTCCTAACCCAGTATTATCAACATTAAATCAATTTATGGACGAATATTTAGAACATATAAATGAAGGAAAGTGTAGAGCTGGACAATGTCAAGCTTTAAGAAAGTATTTAATAAATGATAAATGTGTTGGATGTACAGCATGTGCTAGAGCATGTCCTGTTGCATGTATTGAAGGAAAAGTTAAAGAGAGACATGTTATAGATCAAAGTAGATGTATCAAATGTGGAGCTTGTTATAGTTCTTGTAAATTTGGTGCAATAGATGTAGCATAA
- a CDS encoding NAD(P)H-dependent oxidoreductase subunit E, whose product MACNNSFKDEMYEELKKFIENIDVEEKQGALISVLHKGQEIFGYLPQEIQEFIAKELDLPVAKVYGVVSFYHFFSMKPKGKYPISVCMGTACYVRGAEKVLNSIKNYLGIDVGETTEDGLFSIDALRCVGACGLAPVVLIGKDVYGKESVKDMKTILEKYRKANEHGGKN is encoded by the coding sequence ATGGCATGCAACAATAGTTTTAAAGATGAAATGTACGAAGAGTTAAAAAAATTTATAGAAAATATAGATGTAGAAGAGAAACAAGGCGCTCTAATATCTGTACTTCATAAAGGACAAGAAATTTTTGGTTATTTGCCACAAGAGATACAGGAATTCATAGCTAAAGAATTAGATCTACCAGTTGCTAAGGTTTATGGAGTTGTAAGTTTTTATCATTTTTTCTCGATGAAACCTAAAGGGAAATACCCTATCTCAGTTTGTATGGGTACAGCATGTTATGTTAGAGGTGCTGAAAAAGTTTTAAATAGTATTAAAAACTATTTAGGAATAGATGTAGGAGAAACAACAGAGGATGGTCTATTTTCTATTGACGCACTTAGATGTGTTGGAGCATGTGGACTAGCTCCAGTAGTTTTAATTGGTAAAGATGTATATGGAAAAGAAAGTGTAAAAGATATGAAAACTATTTTAGAAAAATATCGTAAAGCAAATGAGCACGGGGGAAAGAACTAA
- the fba gene encoding class II fructose-1,6-bisphosphate aldolase encodes MSYNYKELGLSNTREMFIKANKEHYAVPAFNFNNMEQMLAIVEACAEMGSPVILQCSTGALKYMTKEVTPLLAKAAVDRARAMGSDIPVALHLDHGPNLEAVKTCIDAGFSSVMIDGSHYSFDENIAITKEVVEYAKQFDVTVEAELGVLAGVEDDVVAEHSIFTNPEEVEEFVAKTGVDSLAIAIGTSHGAHKFKPGTNPKLELDVLAEIERRLPGFPIVLHGSSAVPQKYVEEIKEFGGQLKDAIGIPDSELHGAAKSGVAKINVDTDGRLAFTAGVRRVFAQNPAEFDPRKYLGVAKEEMKSYYKEKITNVFGSTNAYKAGK; translated from the coding sequence ATGTCATATAATTACAAAGAATTAGGATTATCTAATACTAGAGAGATGTTCATAAAAGCTAATAAGGAGCATTATGCAGTTCCAGCATTTAACTTCAATAACATGGAGCAAATGTTAGCAATCGTAGAAGCTTGTGCTGAAATGGGTTCACCAGTTATACTACAATGTTCAACAGGAGCATTAAAGTATATGACAAAAGAGGTTACTCCACTATTAGCAAAAGCGGCTGTAGATAGAGCTAGAGCAATGGGATCAGACATTCCAGTTGCACTTCACTTAGATCATGGACCAAACTTAGAAGCAGTAAAAACTTGTATTGATGCAGGATTCTCATCTGTTATGATCGATGGTTCTCACTATTCATTTGATGAAAATATAGCTATAACAAAAGAAGTTGTAGAATATGCTAAACAATTTGACGTAACTGTTGAGGCTGAATTAGGAGTTTTAGCAGGAGTAGAAGATGATGTAGTAGCTGAGCACAGCATATTTACAAATCCAGAAGAGGTAGAAGAGTTCGTAGCAAAAACAGGAGTAGATTCATTAGCAATAGCTATTGGAACGTCTCATGGAGCTCACAAATTCAAACCAGGAACAAATCCAAAATTAGAGCTAGATGTATTAGCAGAAATTGAAAGAAGACTTCCAGGATTCCCAATTGTTTTACATGGATCATCAGCTGTACCTCAAAAATATGTTGAGGAAATTAAAGAGTTTGGTGGACAATTAAAAGATGCTATTGGAATTCCAGATTCAGAATTACATGGGGCAGCAAAATCAGGTGTTGCAAAAATTAACGTAGATACTGATGGAAGATTAGCATTTACAGCAGGAGTAAGAAGAGTATTCGCTCAAAATCCAGCTGAGTTTGACCCAAGAAAATATTTAGGTGTTGCAAAAGAAGAGATGAAATCTTACTATAAAGAGAAAATCACAAATGTATTTGGATCAACTAATGCTTATAAAGCAGGAAAATAA